One Ruegeria pomeroyi DSS-3 genomic region harbors:
- the ccmE gene encoding cytochrome c maturation protein CcmE, with amino-acid sequence MASLKKSRRVRLILFSGVALVSATALIGYAMRDGIQFFRTPTEVATDPPAANEVLRIGGMVEHGSLVRDGANFSFRVTDGETSFPISYVGIVPDLFREGEGTIATGSVIGGVFRATEILAKHDEVYMPSELAEMEALRD; translated from the coding sequence GTGGCCTCGCTGAAAAAGAGCCGCCGCGTCCGGCTGATCCTTTTCAGTGGTGTTGCTCTTGTGTCTGCGACCGCCCTGATCGGCTATGCGATGCGCGATGGCATTCAGTTTTTCCGAACCCCGACCGAGGTGGCCACGGACCCGCCCGCGGCCAACGAGGTGCTGCGCATCGGCGGCATGGTCGAACATGGCAGCCTGGTGCGCGACGGTGCGAATTTCTCGTTCCGGGTCACCGATGGAGAGACCTCGTTTCCGATCAGCTATGTCGGTATCGTGCCGGATCTGTTTCGGGAAGGAGAGGGGACCATCGCCACCGGCAGCGTCATCGGGGGTGTGTTCAGGGCCACCGAAATCCTGGCGAAGCATGACGAGGTTTACATGCCCTCGGAACTGGCGGAGATGGAAGCGCTGAGAGACTAG
- a CDS encoding DUF2189 domain-containing protein has translation MILLLFRNGLAWALLPMLAGGVLVGPVVTVGLYRVASGKTRVAAKGQITLVGIILMVFAMAWIRAATILFAIVYGLKPFEGFVATLSLLLSTSSGWVLLVSGTLVGGLFAALGFAVSAFSLPMLVERDIDGFSAMGLSFNATTQNFRLTVLWGMTIAALTALGILTGFLGLVIIFPLLGYATWHAYDDLFRQGGGAKPQPGSEHVRIVGEEV, from the coding sequence TTGATCCTGCTGCTGTTCCGGAACGGGTTGGCCTGGGCATTGCTGCCGATGCTGGCGGGCGGCGTGCTGGTGGGGCCGGTGGTGACCGTCGGCCTTTACCGCGTCGCCAGCGGCAAAACACGCGTCGCCGCGAAGGGACAGATCACCCTTGTCGGGATCATCCTGATGGTTTTCGCCATGGCATGGATCCGGGCGGCCACCATTCTGTTTGCGATCGTCTACGGCCTGAAGCCTTTCGAGGGGTTTGTCGCAACGCTTTCGCTCTTGCTGAGCACATCGAGCGGCTGGGTCTTGCTGGTCAGCGGAACCCTGGTCGGAGGGTTGTTCGCCGCGCTTGGCTTCGCTGTCTCGGCGTTTTCGCTGCCGATGCTGGTCGAGCGCGACATTGACGGGTTTTCGGCCATGGGGCTTAGTTTCAATGCCACTACGCAGAATTTCCGCCTGACCGTCCTGTGGGGCATGACCATCGCTGCGCTGACGGCCTTGGGTATTCTGACCGGTTTTCTGGGTCTGGTCATCATCTTCCCGCTGCTCGGATACGCCACCTGGCACGCCTATGACGATCTGTTCCGGCAGGGCGGCGGGGCAAAGCCGCAACCCGGTTCCGAACATGTCCGGATTGTCGGGGAGGAGGTGTGA
- a CDS encoding CcoQ/FixQ family Cbb3-type cytochrome c oxidase assembly chaperone, whose product MTHDAVLVFSKTWGAIYLLVVFVAAVLWTYWPSRRGLYDEAAQSPLQKDEDRPCR is encoded by the coding sequence ATGACCCATGACGCGGTACTGGTTTTCTCCAAGACCTGGGGTGCGATCTATTTGCTGGTTGTCTTTGTTGCCGCCGTACTCTGGACCTATTGGCCCTCGCGCCGTGGGCTTTACGACGAGGCGGCGCAGTCGCCCCTGCAAAAGGACGAGGACCGGCCATGTCGGTAA
- a CDS encoding RrF2 family transcriptional regulator: MQISKFSDYALRILIHLATSEGGLMSTREIADLQQLPFNHLAKISQWLTHEGYVESVRGRHGGMRLALPPDAISIGGLLRKSERGTPLVECMKEGGGCCVMTPACGLLPILIEAQEAFFHSLDGSTLQDVLSGNRGMQNLIRALGVRSKYDPGSAAVQDA, from the coding sequence ATGCAGATCTCCAAGTTCTCCGACTATGCCCTGCGCATCCTCATCCACCTCGCGACCAGCGAGGGCGGCCTTATGTCGACGCGCGAAATCGCTGACCTGCAGCAATTGCCGTTCAACCATCTTGCCAAGATTTCACAATGGCTGACCCACGAAGGATACGTGGAATCCGTCAGGGGGCGGCATGGCGGCATGCGTCTGGCATTGCCGCCCGACGCTATTTCGATCGGCGGTCTGCTCCGGAAATCCGAACGCGGAACACCGCTGGTCGAATGCATGAAAGAGGGCGGCGGATGCTGTGTCATGACACCGGCCTGCGGGCTTCTTCCAATTCTGATCGAAGCGCAGGAAGCCTTCTTTCATTCGCTTGACGGCAGCACGCTGCAGGATGTTCTTTCCGGGAATCGCGGCATGCAGAACCTCATCCGCGCCCTCGGCGTCAGGTCAAAATACGATCCGGGTTCCGCAGCGGTACAAGATGCCTGA
- the ccoO gene encoding cytochrome-c oxidase, cbb3-type subunit II — MSTAHQKLERHSIAFAMMILFVASIGGIVEIAPLFTIENTVEEVEGMRPYTPLELAGRDIYVREGCYACHSQMIRTLRSDVERYGHYSLAAESMYDHPFQWGSKRTGPDLARIGGKYSDDWHVAHLEDPRALVPGSVMPGYAFLSATRLDTGHLPAALEALRRAGVPYTDAQIATAEQAAGWQADAEQAYESELQELFGDNVQLRDFDGRPGELTEMDALVAYLQVLGTLVNFDTLDPEEINR, encoded by the coding sequence ATGAGCACGGCACACCAGAAACTCGAACGCCACTCGATCGCTTTTGCGATGATGATCCTGTTCGTGGCCTCGATCGGCGGCATTGTAGAAATCGCCCCGCTGTTCACCATTGAAAACACGGTGGAGGAAGTTGAGGGGATGCGCCCCTATACGCCGCTGGAACTGGCCGGGCGCGATATCTATGTGCGCGAGGGATGTTATGCCTGCCACTCTCAGATGATCCGCACCTTGCGGTCGGATGTGGAGCGCTATGGTCATTACAGTCTGGCGGCGGAAAGCATGTATGACCACCCGTTCCAATGGGGGTCGAAACGTACCGGTCCGGATCTGGCCCGGATCGGCGGGAAGTATTCGGATGACTGGCATGTGGCGCATCTGGAAGACCCGCGCGCGCTTGTGCCGGGGTCGGTAATGCCGGGCTATGCCTTCCTGTCTGCAACGCGGCTGGACACCGGTCACCTGCCCGCCGCTCTTGAGGCTCTGCGCCGCGCCGGGGTGCCTTATACAGATGCGCAGATTGCCACCGCCGAGCAGGCGGCAGGCTGGCAGGCGGATGCGGAGCAGGCTTACGAATCCGAGCTGCAGGAACTTTTCGGCGACAATGTGCAGCTGCGTGATTTCGACGGCAGGCCCGGCGAACTGACCGAGATGGATGCCCTCGTGGCCTATCTGCAGGTCCTGGGCACGCTGGTGAATTTCGACACACTGGACCCCGAGGAGATCAACCGATGA
- a CDS encoding group III truncated hemoglobin, translating into MSGSSLRPHQLFDITRTEIDQVVRRFYAEVRAHDVLGPVFNSAVTDWPEHEDKISGFWAGAILREPGYFGNPMQVHIANPNIRSEHFPVWLDLFQKVLEQELTGDVASAFSLLAQRIGKGLSMGIENFRQPDGAAPNLT; encoded by the coding sequence ATGTCCGGTTCCAGTTTGCGCCCGCATCAACTGTTTGACATCACACGCACGGAAATCGACCAGGTGGTGCGACGGTTCTATGCCGAGGTGCGCGCACATGATGTGCTGGGCCCGGTGTTCAATTCCGCTGTGACCGACTGGCCGGAGCACGAGGACAAGATCTCGGGGTTCTGGGCCGGGGCGATCCTGAGAGAACCCGGCTATTTCGGAAACCCGATGCAGGTCCACATTGCCAACCCGAACATCCGTTCCGAGCATTTCCCCGTCTGGCTGGACCTGTTCCAGAAAGTCCTGGAGCAGGAGCTGACGGGAGACGTTGCGTCGGCATTTTCACTACTGGCGCAACGGATCGGCAAAGGGTTGTCCATGGGGATCGAGAATTTCCGCCAGCCCGACGGTGCAGCACCGAATTTGACCTGA
- the ccoN gene encoding cytochrome-c oxidase, cbb3-type subunit I, giving the protein MPRKLTFEDLAVLLALSAVMLTGIAILGWGVPTVYVMHGWLIAGAAGWGLIWMINRATDPAQDVPHAYNDKATKFGVVATFIWGVIGFAVGDILAWQLAIPDLNGDMSWSNFGRLRPVHTTAVIFGFGGNALIATSFYVVQRTSRARLASETLPWLIFWGYNLFMLLSVSGYLAGITQSKEYAEPEWYADLLLVVVWVGYLTLYLRTLARRAEPHIYVSNWYYLGFIVVIAMLHIVNNLAVPVSIAYPKSYSLFAGVQDAMTQWWYGHNAVGFLLTAGFLGMLYYFLPKAVNRPVYSYRMSIIGFWGITFLYLWAGSHHLHYTALPDWVQYLGTSMSIILLVPSWASVFNGILTINGAWDKVRTDPAVRFMMVAILFYGLTTFEGSFMAIRPVNSLSHYTDWTVGHVHAGALGWVAFITFGAMYKMVPWIWRRDGIYSERLEAWHFWLALTGTLIYVGAMWNSGMTQALMWQTYDADGALYYSFLDSVLAMHPYYAARAIGGLLYLIGALIGAYNIYMTISGPKRETTRKSGPLARQPAE; this is encoded by the coding sequence ATGCCACGCAAACTGACGTTCGAAGATCTTGCGGTGCTGCTGGCGCTTTCTGCCGTGATGCTGACCGGCATTGCCATTCTGGGATGGGGTGTGCCCACCGTCTACGTGATGCATGGCTGGCTGATTGCCGGCGCTGCAGGCTGGGGTCTGATCTGGATGATCAATCGCGCCACGGACCCGGCACAGGACGTGCCGCATGCCTATAATGACAAGGCGACCAAGTTCGGCGTCGTGGCCACCTTTATCTGGGGTGTCATCGGCTTTGCAGTTGGCGACATACTGGCGTGGCAACTGGCCATTCCGGATCTGAATGGCGATATGTCCTGGTCCAATTTCGGGCGGTTGCGGCCGGTGCATACCACCGCCGTAATCTTTGGCTTTGGCGGGAACGCCCTGATCGCGACCTCTTTCTATGTCGTGCAGCGTACCTCGCGTGCGCGGCTGGCCAGCGAAACGCTGCCCTGGCTGATCTTCTGGGGCTACAACCTGTTCATGCTCCTGTCCGTCAGCGGGTATCTGGCGGGGATCACCCAATCCAAGGAATATGCTGAACCGGAATGGTATGCCGACCTGTTGCTGGTCGTGGTCTGGGTCGGATACCTGACCTTGTACCTGCGCACCCTGGCGCGCCGGGCCGAGCCGCATATCTATGTCTCGAACTGGTATTATCTTGGCTTCATCGTGGTGATCGCGATGCTGCATATCGTCAATAATCTGGCGGTGCCGGTGTCGATCGCCTATCCCAAGAGCTATTCCCTGTTCGCGGGGGTGCAGGATGCCATGACGCAATGGTGGTATGGCCATAACGCCGTTGGCTTCCTTCTGACCGCAGGCTTTCTGGGCATGCTGTACTATTTTCTGCCCAAAGCGGTGAACCGGCCGGTCTATTCCTACCGCATGTCGATCATCGGGTTCTGGGGAATTACCTTCCTCTATCTCTGGGCCGGGTCGCATCACCTGCATTACACCGCATTGCCCGATTGGGTTCAGTATCTGGGCACGAGCATGTCAATCATCCTGCTGGTGCCAAGCTGGGCCTCGGTCTTCAACGGCATCCTCACCATCAATGGCGCCTGGGACAAGGTTCGCACCGATCCGGCAGTGCGCTTCATGATGGTGGCCATCCTGTTCTACGGGCTGACCACTTTCGAAGGCTCGTTCATGGCGATCCGCCCGGTCAATTCACTCAGCCACTACACCGACTGGACCGTCGGCCATGTCCATGCCGGTGCGTTGGGGTGGGTTGCGTTCATCACCTTCGGGGCGATGTACAAGATGGTGCCCTGGATCTGGCGGCGCGACGGGATCTATTCGGAACGGCTGGAGGCCTGGCATTTCTGGCTCGCCCTCACAGGGACGCTGATCTACGTGGGCGCGATGTGGAACAGCGGCATGACACAGGCGCTGATGTGGCAGACCTATGATGCCGATGGCGCGCTGTATTATTCGTTCCTCGACAGTGTTTTGGCGATGCATCCCTATTACGCGGCACGCGCCATCGGCGGGTTGTTGTACCTGATCGGCGCGCTGATCGGGGCCTACAATATCTACATGACGATCAGTGGGCCGAAACGCGAGACAACCCGTAAATCCGGGCCGCTGGCCCGGCAACCAGCGGAGTAG
- the ccoP gene encoding cytochrome-c oxidase, cbb3-type subunit III, whose amino-acid sequence MSVKEKDPVTGTALTGHEWDGITELDTPVPWAARWALWVSIAIAALFWVFYPSFPLVTDYAKGLVGYSSRAEVGRVLAEADAQRAMNFAPFANGDIAALAGDTALETRYSDAISKLYADNCSACHRVDLAGQTGFPNLRDAHWLWSGAPEEIEYTIRHGINAADEDTRVSQMPAFGTDQLLDRQQIEDVTEFVLSLSEGDHNAVAAGRGQNVFAENCAGCHGDDGRGGLESGAPDLGDAAWLYGGSRDDIHDSIYRGRQGVMPAWKNRLDDKQIRMLTLYLLWQADNAGN is encoded by the coding sequence ATGTCGGTAAAGGAAAAAGACCCTGTCACCGGCACGGCCCTGACCGGGCATGAATGGGATGGCATCACCGAGTTGGATACGCCGGTGCCCTGGGCCGCCCGGTGGGCCTTGTGGGTCAGCATTGCCATTGCCGCGCTGTTCTGGGTTTTCTACCCGTCCTTTCCGCTTGTTACGGATTATGCGAAGGGGCTGGTGGGGTATTCCTCGCGTGCCGAAGTCGGCCGGGTTCTGGCCGAGGCCGATGCCCAACGGGCCATGAATTTCGCACCCTTTGCAAACGGGGATATTGCGGCCCTGGCCGGCGATACGGCACTGGAGACGCGGTATAGCGATGCGATTTCAAAGCTTTACGCCGACAATTGCTCCGCCTGTCACCGGGTTGATCTGGCAGGGCAGACCGGGTTTCCCAATCTGCGCGATGCGCACTGGCTTTGGTCGGGCGCGCCGGAAGAGATTGAATACACGATCCGCCACGGGATCAACGCGGCAGACGAGGATACGCGAGTGTCGCAGATGCCGGCGTTTGGCACGGATCAGCTGCTCGACAGGCAACAGATTGAAGACGTGACCGAGTTCGTTCTGTCGCTGTCCGAGGGGGATCACAACGCGGTGGCCGCCGGTCGCGGGCAGAATGTGTTCGCAGAAAACTGTGCGGGCTGTCACGGGGATGACGGGCGCGGCGGGTTGGAGAGCGGCGCACCGGATCTGGGCGATGCCGCATGGCTCTATGGTGGCAGCCGCGATGATATCCATGACAGCATTTACCGCGGCAGGCAGGGTGTCATGCCGGCCTGGAAAAACAGGCTGGATGACAAACAGATCCGGATGCTTACCCTTTACCTTCTTTGGCAGGCCGACAATGCCGGCAACTGA
- a CDS encoding cbb3-type cytochrome c oxidase subunit I, with protein MTTAHTPQAGAVKLTMILSGAVFALMMIFGLAMRAAQAQWIELDPAIFYQLLTAHGAGMVGTAALSGAAILWYFCGRHLTLSAGIFWAFLGLFLLGVVLILSAIFLGGFGGAWTFLFPLPANSGGAWGPAAAAAFMLGYTSIGVGFLLYYLELGRRIRARYGNLTRALGWSLILGKADDDVPPPTIIAATSVTIFNSIGIVLGAAVLVASLVHLLVPGFEVNALLAKNLIYFFGHVFINASIYMAVTAVYEILPEYTGRPWKSNRVFAIAWNVVLIFVMAVYWHHLLQDVVMPPWMLVVGQLVSYFSGIPLIAVTAFSTFLYIRGSKMTWDLASSLLVLSVAGWSIGSIPASIDGMISVNKVMHNTMWVPGHFHTYLLLGEVAMAFGFMAWLVRGKAISEMVGLDRVAFYTYLAGASGFILVFLFSGAASIPRRWAVHYEDWLTHDRIGTAFGALVVMGTLLFVLRFVARLGRSDG; from the coding sequence ATGACCACAGCACACACACCTCAGGCCGGGGCCGTCAAGCTGACGATGATCCTGTCCGGCGCAGTATTTGCCCTTATGATGATCTTCGGCCTTGCCATGCGCGCCGCGCAGGCCCAGTGGATCGAGCTTGATCCGGCCATTTTCTACCAGCTTCTCACCGCTCACGGGGCAGGGATGGTCGGGACGGCGGCGCTGTCGGGTGCCGCGATCCTCTGGTATTTCTGCGGGCGGCACCTCACGCTCAGCGCGGGTATTTTCTGGGCGTTCCTTGGCCTTTTTCTGCTGGGCGTTGTGCTGATCCTGAGCGCGATTTTCCTGGGCGGATTTGGCGGGGCCTGGACCTTCCTGTTTCCGCTGCCCGCCAATTCCGGTGGCGCATGGGGGCCGGCCGCCGCCGCGGCCTTCATGCTGGGCTATACCTCGATCGGGGTGGGATTCCTGCTGTACTACCTGGAGCTGGGCCGGCGTATCCGGGCGCGGTACGGCAATCTGACGCGCGCCCTTGGCTGGAGTCTGATCCTGGGCAAGGCGGATGATGATGTGCCCCCGCCCACGATCATCGCCGCAACATCGGTCACGATTTTCAACTCGATCGGGATCGTTCTGGGCGCTGCCGTTCTGGTGGCCAGCCTGGTGCACCTGCTGGTGCCCGGCTTCGAAGTAAACGCCCTGCTGGCCAAGAACCTGATCTATTTCTTCGGGCACGTGTTCATCAACGCGTCGATCTATATGGCGGTGACTGCCGTCTATGAAATCCTGCCGGAATATACCGGGCGTCCGTGGAAATCGAACCGGGTCTTCGCGATTGCCTGGAACGTGGTTCTGATCTTTGTGATGGCCGTCTACTGGCACCACCTGCTGCAGGATGTGGTCATGCCGCCCTGGATGCTTGTGGTCGGGCAGTTGGTCTCGTATTTCAGCGGCATTCCCCTGATTGCGGTCACCGCGTTTTCAACCTTCCTGTACATTCGCGGGTCGAAAATGACCTGGGATCTGGCGTCGTCATTGCTGGTATTGTCGGTCGCCGGCTGGTCGATTGGCTCGATCCCGGCCTCGATCGACGGGATGATCAGTGTCAACAAGGTCATGCACAACACCATGTGGGTGCCGGGGCATTTCCACACCTATCTGTTGCTGGGCGAGGTCGCCATGGCCTTTGGGTTCATGGCCTGGCTGGTGCGCGGCAAGGCAATCTCGGAAATGGTGGGGCTGGACCGCGTGGCGTTCTATACCTACCTCGCCGGTGCCAGCGGCTTTATCCTGGTGTTTCTGTTCTCGGGGGCGGCCTCGATCCCGCGCCGCTGGGCCGTGCACTACGAAGACTGGCTGACCCATGATCGCATCGGAACGGCCTTTGGCGCCCTTGTGGTGATGGGCACGCTTCTGTTCGTGCTGCGCTTTGTCGCGCGGCTCGGGCGGAGCGACGGGTGA
- a CDS encoding SCO family protein has product MLRPALASVLAAVIGGGFLWYATDGAQAFTSEAARRLDVARSPRPVPAVRLEDMNDRTIALTPQNGEVVLVEFIYTVCGDICQIAAGDFAAIRDKLRAQGADVRLISVSFDPLRDTPEQMRIYGENHDADGNIWTVARPALDDLEALLTLFGVTVIPDEWGGFQHNAAIHVIDGEGRFSAVFDTDAVAAVVDRVAGEPS; this is encoded by the coding sequence ATGTTGCGCCCGGCGCTTGCCTCGGTTCTCGCCGCCGTTATCGGTGGCGGGTTCCTGTGGTACGCGACAGATGGCGCGCAGGCCTTTACGTCAGAGGCTGCGCGCCGGCTGGACGTGGCGCGGTCGCCGCGTCCGGTGCCCGCGGTCCGTCTGGAAGATATGAATGATCGGACCATCGCGCTGACGCCGCAAAACGGCGAGGTGGTCCTGGTCGAGTTCATCTATACGGTCTGCGGTGACATCTGTCAGATCGCGGCGGGTGATTTCGCCGCCATCCGCGACAAGCTTCGCGCACAGGGCGCGGATGTGCGCCTGATTTCGGTCAGTTTCGACCCGCTTCGCGACACGCCTGAGCAAATGCGCATCTATGGCGAGAACCATGACGCTGACGGAAATATCTGGACCGTCGCGCGCCCTGCTCTGGACGATCTGGAGGCCCTGCTGACCCTCTTTGGGGTCACGGTCATACCGGACGAATGGGGCGGGTTTCAGCATAATGCCGCAATCCATGTGATCGACGGTGAAGGCAGGTTTTCGGCGGTGTTCGACACCGATGCGGTCGCCGCCGTGGTCGATCGCGTTGCTGGAGAGCCATCATGA
- a CDS encoding cytochrome C oxidase subunit I: protein MAAMAVVFYVAARASDGPEPGPRANSKRTGLIWAMLVVGVLVSVGTLRPWPHALASTDDTINVAITSGQWWWEIDTVEIPAGKPVNFSVTTEDVTHGLGIYNADMRLLTQVQAIPGYTTEITYTFDEPGQYEILCMEYCGIAHHEMVNEFEVVSVEE, encoded by the coding sequence ATGGCGGCCATGGCGGTTGTTTTCTACGTTGCGGCCCGCGCGTCGGATGGGCCCGAACCCGGGCCTCGTGCCAATTCGAAACGGACCGGTCTGATCTGGGCGATGCTCGTCGTCGGAGTCCTTGTGTCAGTCGGCACGCTGCGTCCGTGGCCGCATGCGTTGGCAAGCACGGATGATACGATCAATGTTGCGATCACCAGCGGGCAGTGGTGGTGGGAAATCGACACGGTCGAGATCCCGGCCGGCAAGCCCGTCAACTTCAGCGTGACGACCGAGGACGTGACCCATGGGCTGGGCATTTACAATGCCGACATGCGGCTGCTGACCCAGGTGCAGGCGATACCCGGATACACGACCGAGATCACCTACACGTTCGACGAGCCGGGCCAGTACGAGATCCTCTGCATGGAATATTGCGGCATCGCGCATCACGAAATGGTCAACGAATTCGAAGTTGTTTCGGTGGAGGAATAA